The genomic region GACGAGGAACGTACGGTTCACACCAGGGGCGAAGAGTTCCTGCAAGTCTTCAAGAAGGGGGCCGAGTTCACCCAGGACCTGCTCAAGGAGAACGAGCGGCTGCGGTACCGGGTGCTCGAGCTCGAAAAGTTCCAGAGCTCTGGGGGCGAGGCCGCGTCCGGCGCCGACGTGAGGAAGCTCACCGAGCGGATCGCCGACCTCGAAGCCGAGAAGCAGGAGATCCTGGACCGGATCAGGCACGTCGAGGAGGAGAACCAGGATTTCGCGGCGCGTTATCTGGAGATCGAGGACGAGAACAACAACCTCGCCAACCTCTACATCGCGAGCTACCAGCTGCACTCGACGCTCGACTTCAAAGAGGTGCTCCAGATCATCACGGAGATCATCATCAACCTGATCGGCGCCGAGGAGTTCGCCATCATGCTCCTGGACGAGAAGAGCGACGAAATCCAGGCGGTTGCGACCGAAGGGGTGGAGCGGAGCGAGATCCCGCCGGTGCGGCTGGGCAAGGGCGTCATCGGCGAAGTGGCTACCTCCGGCGAGAGCCATTTCGCCTCCGACTTCGAGGCCTACGAGCGCGACTTCACCGCGCCGATGGTCTGCATCCCGCTCAAGATCAAGGAACACGTGATCGGCGTCCTCGCCATCTACAAGCTCCTGATGCAGAAAAAGGAATTCGCGCCGGTCGACTACGAGCTGTTCACGCTTTTAGCCGGGCACGCGGCGACCGCCATCTTCAGCTCCAGGCTCTACAGCGATTCGGAGCGCAAGCTGTCGACCATACAGGGATTCATCGATCTCTTGACCAAATAATCAGCTATTGAAATGGGGGATACAGGTCAGATGTCAGATTACAACGTTTTGATAGTTGAAGATTCGCCGACTATGAGGCAGCTCATCGCCTTTGCCCTGAAAAGGATCCGCGGGGTCCGCATCGTCGAGGCCAACGACGGCGTCGACGGGTTGAAAAAGCTCTCCTCGGAGCGTTTCGACCTGATCCTCACCGACATCAACATGCCGATCATGGACGGGTTGAAGCTGGTGAGCCTGGTGAGAAACGACGCCAACTACAAGGCGATCCCGATCGTGGTGATCACCACCGAAGGGGCGCAGGAAGACCGGGAGCGCGCGCTGGCTCTCGGGGCGAACGACTACATCACCAAGCCGATCCAGCCCACGAAGATACTGGACGTGGCGAAGAGCCTGCTCAGGATCGCCTAGAGGCGAGGGCTTGCCGCGGCATTTCCGGCCCAGGCGCAGAAGACCGGGAGCCCTTCAGCGGCTCCGCCG from Citrifermentans bremense harbors:
- a CDS encoding GAF domain-containing protein, translated to MQKDEERTVHTRGEEFLQVFKKGAEFTQDLLKENERLRYRVLELEKFQSSGGEAASGADVRKLTERIADLEAEKQEILDRIRHVEEENQDFAARYLEIEDENNNLANLYIASYQLHSTLDFKEVLQIITEIIINLIGAEEFAIMLLDEKSDEIQAVATEGVERSEIPPVRLGKGVIGEVATSGESHFASDFEAYERDFTAPMVCIPLKIKEHVIGVLAIYKLLMQKKEFAPVDYELFTLLAGHAATAIFSSRLYSDSERKLSTIQGFIDLLTK
- a CDS encoding response regulator — translated: MSDYNVLIVEDSPTMRQLIAFALKRIRGVRIVEANDGVDGLKKLSSERFDLILTDINMPIMDGLKLVSLVRNDANYKAIPIVVITTEGAQEDRERALALGANDYITKPIQPTKILDVAKSLLRIA